A single genomic interval of Halorubrum aethiopicum harbors:
- a CDS encoding MBL fold metallo-hydrolase, with the protein MRVTLLGTGDTTGTPTVGCDCDTCREARERGISRSRFSVHVENERTGESLLVDFSPDFRSQFLDNDVGLPDAGIVTHIHFDHLDGLGNVYRLVDGLPVHAPDETDPATDESVAETVRRKYDYLEDRIGVHSREPFEPFETCGFEVRFVPVDHPPLLCFGVVIEDPETGGKLSLTGDTSYDVPERSREALADADLLLADAIVPASLCEHHPIGGRHEGPDGVPRTFGTKHMTREGALALAEDLDADRTRLVHVAHFYPPEEAFAEPLAVDGETYEL; encoded by the coding sequence ATGCGGGTCACCCTCCTCGGAACCGGCGACACGACGGGGACGCCCACCGTCGGCTGCGACTGTGACACCTGTCGCGAGGCGCGCGAGCGCGGGATATCGCGCTCGCGGTTCTCGGTCCACGTCGAGAACGAGCGGACCGGCGAGTCGCTGCTGGTCGATTTCAGCCCCGACTTCCGGAGCCAGTTTTTGGACAACGACGTGGGGCTGCCGGACGCCGGGATCGTGACGCACATCCACTTCGACCATCTCGACGGGCTCGGCAACGTCTACCGGCTCGTCGACGGGCTTCCCGTCCACGCGCCGGACGAGACGGATCCGGCGACCGACGAGAGCGTCGCCGAGACGGTCCGCCGGAAGTACGACTACCTCGAGGACCGGATCGGCGTCCACTCGCGCGAGCCGTTCGAGCCGTTCGAGACCTGTGGGTTCGAGGTCCGGTTCGTCCCGGTCGACCACCCGCCCCTCCTGTGTTTCGGCGTCGTCATCGAGGACCCCGAGACCGGCGGGAAACTGTCGTTGACGGGCGACACGAGCTACGACGTGCCCGAGCGCTCCCGGGAGGCGCTCGCCGACGCGGACCTCCTGCTCGCCGACGCCATCGTCCCCGCCTCGCTGTGTGAACACCACCCGATCGGCGGGCGACACGAGGGTCCCGACGGCGTCCCGCGCACGTTCGGCACGAAACACATGACCCGGGAGGGGGCGCTCGCGCTCGCCGAGGACCTGGACGCCGACCGGACGCGACTCGTCCACGTCGCGCACTTCTACCCGCCGGAGGAGGCGTTCGCGGAGCCGCTCGCGGTCGACGGCGAGACCTACGAGCTGTAG
- a CDS encoding succinylglutamate desuccinylase/aspartoacylase family protein, with amino-acid sequence MYDSRELVLARLPSGVPIRTTVHVYGEGSLVEGEEGPELDVPDDGGPVVYAQAAQHGREVNGAAVLRRLHERLTGGDGEGDADAGNGDAVDDDVRGTLVSVPVADPLTFDHVSYTTPESLDSINANMNRCWPGDSDGTLHERMAARLWPFASAADAVVDLHTGSPTMLTHTVYMRGDEACRGLAEAFGTDLLLAEAAGDDADTEWAERNFGGKFRVAATREGIPTITPELAHSREIVEEAVETGVDGMVGVLRHEGVLAGDPDPWEGTVARNHLGRVTAADSGLFRAEPDLAIGDEVTDGERLGEVYDPATFETLQVAEADRDGIVYSVARESTVTAGATLVGVAERIEE; translated from the coding sequence ATGTACGACAGCCGCGAGCTCGTCCTCGCACGGCTCCCGTCCGGCGTCCCGATCCGCACGACCGTCCACGTCTACGGCGAGGGCAGCCTCGTCGAAGGCGAGGAGGGTCCCGAGCTCGATGTCCCCGACGACGGCGGTCCCGTCGTCTACGCGCAGGCGGCCCAGCACGGCCGCGAGGTGAACGGCGCAGCCGTCCTCCGGCGGCTCCACGAACGGCTGACGGGCGGGGACGGGGAGGGTGACGCCGACGCCGGAAACGGCGACGCCGTCGACGATGACGTCCGCGGAACGCTCGTGAGCGTCCCGGTGGCGGACCCGCTCACGTTCGATCACGTCTCCTACACGACGCCCGAGTCGCTCGACTCGATCAACGCCAACATGAACCGCTGTTGGCCCGGCGACTCCGACGGGACGCTCCACGAGCGGATGGCCGCGCGGCTCTGGCCGTTCGCGAGCGCGGCCGACGCGGTCGTCGACCTCCACACCGGCTCGCCGACCATGCTCACCCACACGGTCTACATGCGCGGCGACGAGGCCTGTCGAGGGCTCGCGGAGGCGTTCGGCACCGACCTCCTGTTGGCGGAGGCCGCCGGCGACGACGCGGACACGGAGTGGGCGGAGCGGAACTTCGGCGGGAAGTTCCGTGTGGCCGCCACCCGCGAGGGGATCCCGACGATCACGCCCGAGCTCGCGCACAGCCGCGAGATCGTCGAGGAGGCGGTCGAGACCGGCGTCGACGGGATGGTCGGCGTCCTGCGACACGAGGGCGTGCTCGCCGGCGACCCCGACCCGTGGGAGGGGACCGTCGCCCGCAACCACCTCGGGCGGGTGACCGCGGCCGACTCCGGGCTGTTCCGGGCGGAGCCCGACCTCGCGATCGGCGACGAGGTGACGGACGGGGAGCGGCTCGGCGAGGTGTACGACCCGGCGACCTTCGAGACGCTCCAGGTCGCCGAGGCGGACCGCGACGGGATCGTCTACTCCGTCGCCCGCGAGTCGACCGTCACCGCGGGCGCGACGCTGGTGGGCGTCGCCGAGCGGATCGAGGAGTGA
- a CDS encoding Tfx family DNA-binding protein, which translates to MVADDASPADAADDVDAPDDVVDADDVDAAELLARAGFDADASVLTERQAEVLALRERGLRQSDIADRLGTSRANVSSVEASARDNVERAKETVAFAEALSAPVRVEIPAGTDLYDAPQRVYDACDEAGVKVSQTAPDLMKTIGERAGDAVYGREVRERLLVTVAADGRIRVR; encoded by the coding sequence ATGGTCGCAGACGACGCCTCCCCCGCGGACGCCGCGGACGATGTCGACGCCCCGGACGACGTCGTCGACGCGGACGACGTCGACGCCGCGGAACTGTTAGCACGCGCCGGCTTCGACGCCGACGCGAGCGTGCTCACCGAGCGGCAGGCGGAGGTCCTCGCGCTCCGCGAGCGGGGGCTCCGACAGTCGGACATCGCCGACCGGCTGGGGACCTCGCGCGCGAACGTCTCCAGCGTCGAGGCGAGCGCGCGCGACAACGTCGAGCGCGCGAAGGAGACCGTCGCGTTCGCCGAGGCGCTCTCCGCCCCGGTTCGCGTCGAGATCCCCGCGGGAACCGACCTCTACGACGCGCCACAGCGGGTGTACGACGCCTGCGACGAGGCGGGCGTGAAGGTGAGCCAGACCGCGCCGGACCTGATGAAGACCATCGGCGAGCGCGCCGGCGACGCGGTGTACGGCCGGGAGGTCCGCGAGCGCCTGCTCGTCACGGTCGCCGCGGACGGTCGGATCCGGGTGCGGTGA
- a CDS encoding TRAM domain-containing protein: protein MADCPLADDCPSFDERIQGMGCQHYGNKGGAEWCNHYDMPIYELKRQPVQPGEEVVVEVDDIHESGAGVGRTDDGFIVLVDGLLPPARAVVSIHRVKSSHATAQEIVERLPDDPDEEEGDDADRDGSDEDDEDDERDRPSRTDRERLGSRENFWGK, encoded by the coding sequence ATGGCGGACTGTCCACTCGCCGACGACTGCCCCAGTTTCGACGAACGGATCCAGGGCATGGGGTGTCAACACTACGGCAACAAGGGGGGTGCCGAGTGGTGCAACCACTACGACATGCCGATCTACGAGCTCAAACGACAGCCGGTCCAGCCCGGCGAGGAGGTCGTCGTCGAGGTCGACGACATCCACGAGAGCGGGGCCGGGGTCGGCCGCACCGACGACGGGTTCATCGTGCTCGTCGACGGGCTGCTCCCGCCCGCCCGCGCCGTGGTGTCGATCCACCGCGTGAAATCCAGCCACGCGACCGCCCAGGAGATAGTCGAGCGGCTCCCGGACGACCCCGACGAGGAGGAGGGAGACGACGCCGACCGCGACGGGAGCGACGAGGACGACGAGGACGACGAGCGGGACCGCCCGAGCCGCACCGACCGCGAGCGGCTCGGCAGCCGCGAGAACTTCTGGGGCAAGTGA